The Chitinophaga pinensis DSM 2588 region TGCATTGCCGGCCTGGTTCACATTGGTGGCCTATGGCGCCGAAGGATATACAGCTATTGTGAATAATAATATACAGTTAGCCCGTCAGTTGGGAACATTGATCAGTGAGAGTGATGCTTTCCACTTATTGGCCCCTGTCAGGTTATGCGTTGTTTGTTTTACGCTGCATGTAGCGGACGAAGAAAAACAGGCAGGCATCGATGCATTCCTGAAAGCATTGAATGATAGCGGTAAAGTTATGATGACGCCAACAGTTTATCAGGGCGTTCCGGCTATCCGCGCGGCATTCGTCAACTGGCGCACTACAGAAAAGGATCTGACCATTGCATGGGAAGATATGCTGCAACAGGCAGCCGGGCCTACTGTAGAAGAAGACTGATCTATTATTAATTCACCATAACAACTTCGGAGTATGAAAAAGTCAAACACGAATGCCTATATGGCATTGGTGCTGGTAAGTATTTTCTGGGGTACCACCTATCTGGCTTCCAGGATTGGCGTACGCCACACGCACGGATTAATGCTGGCGGGAGTCAGACAAACAATCGCCGGTATCCTTTTAACCGGGTTCTTTTTGCTGAGAGGATTTAAGTTTCCGGAAAAGATTATTCTGTCACGTCTCTTTGTAATTGGGGTCATGATGCTTTGTATGAGCAATGGTTTAATTACGTGGGCCATGCAATACATTCCCAGTGGTCTTTGTGCAATTATTGTTGCAACAGTGCCTATCTGGATAACTATATTCAGTTATTTCCTGGTACAACGTACAAAATTTACCATCTTGCTGATAACAGGCATGTTGGTTGGATTACTGGGTGTGGGAGGGATCTTCTATGATTATCTGCCGAGCCTTGCAAATCCGGAGTTTCGGTTCGGTATTTTCCTGACCCTGATCTCCTGTATCAGCTGGGCGATCGGTTCGGTACTGACGGCAAGATGGGCGCTCAAGATAAACTTTTTATACGGCGCCGGTTTTCAGATGCTGTTCAGTGGTATTGTCATGACAGGGACAGCCATACTAATGGGGTATTCTTTACCGTTAGACGGTTTTAACAGGGAGCTTTGGGGGAGCATTTTTTATCTTGTCTTCTTCGGTTCCATACTGGGATACTCCTCCTATGTGTTCGCATTGAACAACCTGCCGACTTCCCTGGCTTCCGTATACGCCTATATTAATCCGATTGTGGCGGTATTACTGGGATGGCTGATCCTGCAGGAGCACCTGAACTGGACAACAGGGCTTTCCTGCCTGGTAACCTTGGGCGGCGTTTATATGGTAAATATGGCTGTAAACAGAAACAAAAAAGAATATGGAACCACTAAATCATGAGGTTAGACTCATCGACTACATACCAGCTTATCAAGTGCATTTCGAACGACTGAACCGGTGGTGGATAGAAAAGTATTTTACCGTAGAGCCGGTAGACGTGGACGTGCTTGGTAATCCTGATAAGCATATTCTCGCCAAAGGAGGAGACATTATTTTTGCCGCTGTAGGTGAAAATATTGTAGGAACAGTCGCCTTGAAACCAATAGACGCCGTTAGTGCAGAGATGACCAAGATGGCTGTGGACGAGGCTTATCAGGGACATAAGATAGGTTGGAAGCTGGCAAAAGGCATCCTGGACCTGGCCAGGAAAAAAGGATTGGAAAAGGTCATATTATACTCCAATACAAGATTGGCGCCTGCCATCACGATGTATCAGAAGCTCGGATTTAGAGAAATTCCTGTGGAAGAGGGACGTTACGTGCGGAGTGATATCAAGATGGAGATCATTCTGGCCGAGGAAAATCCTCATTATATCATCGCGGAGGAACTTCTGAAAACGGTAAATGCGGCGTTACCGCTTTTACGTGAGATGTCAGAAATGACAGCAGCAGAGCGGTTTTCCAGGTATAAATGGAGTCCAAAGGAGATCGTCGGACATTTAATTGATTCAGCAATTAATAATAATGTTCGTTTTATACGATCACAACAAATATCTTTGCTGGAAATTCCTGGCTATACACAGGAATTTTGGGTAAAGGGACAAGCCTGGCAGTTGAGCAGCTGGCAGGAAATTATTGAATTATGGGCGGTGATGAACAGACATCTGGCGTTAACAATACGCGCCATACCCGCCGGAGCACTAAACAACCTTATCAGTATTAATGAGAAAGAACCTGTCACACTGCAATATGTGGTGACGGATTATTTGCATCATTTAAAACATCATCTATCACAAGTGAAAATAATATTATAAAAGATACGATTTAGATTTAGGTATGATGTTCAAAAGGTATTTACCGCCGACATCTGGTTGACACCGTCTCGTTTCTTAACGAGGCGGTTTTTTTTTATTTTCGTCCCTGTATGGAAATGCAACAGAACCCCTGGACGATTTTGTCCAGCGAGAAGAAATACGATAATCCCTGGATAAAAGTGACAGAACACCAGGTGATCAACCCTTCCGGGGGTAATGGCATCTATGGCGTGGTACACTTTAAGAACGCCGCAATCGGCGTGGTGGCCCTGGATGAACACAATAATATATACCTGGTAGGGCAGTATCGCTTCCCACTTGAACAATTCAGCTGGGAGATTCCCGAAGGCGGTGGGCCATTAGGCATAGATCCGTTATTGGGAGCTCAGCGGGAATTGCTGGAAGAAACGGGTCTGGTAGCTGCAGACTGGCAACCCATTGTCCACATGCACCTGTCCAATTCAGTCTCAGATGAAGCGGCTGTGATATTTCTGGCCCGTAACCTGGAACAGCGCGAGGCAGAACCAGAAGAAACTGAACAATTGTTCACTAAGAAAGTGCCTTTTGAGACCGCTTATCAGATGGTGAAAAACCATGAAATCACTGATTCCATGTCTGTTGCCGCCATTCTGAAGCTAAAACTGATGATGTTGGAAGGCGAGATTCAGTCAGCCTTGTAGCTTAGAAATACGGGATATTAGCTGTCAGTTTATAGGAATCGGAAATTCCTAATTCCTAATTCGTAATTCCTAATTGACTATAAATTCCGTTCTTTGCAGTAATGGAACAACGAAAATTTAAGAAGCCTGGCGGTTTCCGTCAGCATGCTCCCAGGCCCAAGGCATCATCTCTGGTGATTGGCAGACAGCCAATTGTGGAAGCGATGAAAGCAGGCAAGGCCATTGAGCGTATTTTTATGTTGCGCGGTGCAACAGGGGAGATTATCCCTCAGATCAGACAGTTAGCAGAACAATATAATATTCCGATAAATCTGGTTCCGGTAGAGAAACTGAACGGGTTAACCTCTGCCAATCACCAGGGCTGTGTGGCCATCACTGGCAATATCAACTACCTGGATCTTCAGGATGTGATATCTCATGTAACCGAACAGGGCCAGACTCCTTTATTCCTGATCCTGGACGGTATTACCGACGTCCGTAATATCGGCGCCATTGCCCGTAGTGCAGTGTGTTGCGGGGCTCAGGCAATCATTATCCCTGACAGAGGAATTGCTGCCCTGAATGAGGAAGCGATTAAGTCTTCTGCAGGAGCATTGGAAACAATCTCCGTATGCCGGGTGAACAGTCTGTTGAAAGCGATTGATACCCTCCATCTGAATGGTATCAAGGTGATTGCCAGCGAAATGGAGGCTGAAACAAAGCTCTATGACTGTCAGCTGCAGGAGCCGGTAGCAGTAATTATGGGATCGGAAGACAAAGGCGTGTTCCCGGCATTGATAAAAGCTTCGGATACCCTGTTCCACATTCCTATGGCCGGAAACTTTGAGTCATTCAATGTCTCTGTTGCGGCGGGCATTATCCTGTATGAGGCCATGAAACAGAGAGGCGCATAAAAATCTCCAGTAAATGAAATTGATCGAATGTCCACGTGAT contains the following coding sequences:
- a CDS encoding EamA family transporter, encoding MKKSNTNAYMALVLVSIFWGTTYLASRIGVRHTHGLMLAGVRQTIAGILLTGFFLLRGFKFPEKIILSRLFVIGVMMLCMSNGLITWAMQYIPSGLCAIIVATVPIWITIFSYFLVQRTKFTILLITGMLVGLLGVGGIFYDYLPSLANPEFRFGIFLTLISCISWAIGSVLTARWALKINFLYGAGFQMLFSGIVMTGTAILMGYSLPLDGFNRELWGSIFYLVFFGSILGYSSYVFALNNLPTSLASVYAYINPIVAVLLGWLILQEHLNWTTGLSCLVTLGGVYMVNMAVNRNKKEYGTTKS
- a CDS encoding GNAT family N-acetyltransferase produces the protein MEPLNHEVRLIDYIPAYQVHFERLNRWWIEKYFTVEPVDVDVLGNPDKHILAKGGDIIFAAVGENIVGTVALKPIDAVSAEMTKMAVDEAYQGHKIGWKLAKGILDLARKKGLEKVILYSNTRLAPAITMYQKLGFREIPVEEGRYVRSDIKMEIILAEENPHYIIAEELLKTVNAALPLLREMSEMTAAERFSRYKWSPKEIVGHLIDSAINNNVRFIRSQQISLLEIPGYTQEFWVKGQAWQLSSWQEIIELWAVMNRHLALTIRAIPAGALNNLISINEKEPVTLQYVVTDYLHHLKHHLSQVKIIL
- a CDS encoding NUDIX domain-containing protein, which translates into the protein MEMQQNPWTILSSEKKYDNPWIKVTEHQVINPSGGNGIYGVVHFKNAAIGVVALDEHNNIYLVGQYRFPLEQFSWEIPEGGGPLGIDPLLGAQRELLEETGLVAADWQPIVHMHLSNSVSDEAAVIFLARNLEQREAEPEETEQLFTKKVPFETAYQMVKNHEITDSMSVAAILKLKLMMLEGEIQSAL
- the rlmB gene encoding 23S rRNA (guanosine(2251)-2'-O)-methyltransferase RlmB, which produces MEQRKFKKPGGFRQHAPRPKASSLVIGRQPIVEAMKAGKAIERIFMLRGATGEIIPQIRQLAEQYNIPINLVPVEKLNGLTSANHQGCVAITGNINYLDLQDVISHVTEQGQTPLFLILDGITDVRNIGAIARSAVCCGAQAIIIPDRGIAALNEEAIKSSAGALETISVCRVNSLLKAIDTLHLNGIKVIASEMEAETKLYDCQLQEPVAVIMGSEDKGVFPALIKASDTLFHIPMAGNFESFNVSVAAGIILYEAMKQRGA